One genomic segment of Deltaproteobacteria bacterium includes these proteins:
- a CDS encoding TolC family protein yields the protein MSCSKSVFLYLAVFVAALTISCANGIPEFDPYKEASPAPGVEWKPSEKELREAFQVEELPTIPEELRPEADRLTLSQLVDIALINNPTTQQAWQDARAAAAAWARARGLYYPQIGGVANYAYARGGGSSTGTDPFKEQYGNVGLSLNYLLFDFGGREASIDAARLTLINANWNQNQAIQNVLNAVAVAFYKYIGSKALVLADETNFEEAKTSLEAADLRLEAGVGTLPDVLQARATLSQIELDLVEDRGNVEIYRGELATVVGWPANTGFDVSGDVGEFPLALLAANVNDLIDTGMSNRPDLAAVKAIVREKEALVREARSEFFPEISATAQLLRWWVRPEGQSSEYFTNYLVGLQLTVPIFQGFTIINSVRQADADLESARAALRLQEQIVINRVWEAYFNFRTAVQSVDAADNLLESAEESYEASLARYRTGVGDIVELLQAQTTLAEARAERVQAGTDIFTSYANLINAIGTELPSPDLPQDLNPVDEGGEN from the coding sequence TTGTCTTGCTCTAAATCGGTTTTTCTTTACCTCGCTGTTTTCGTGGCTGCGTTGACTATTTCCTGCGCGAACGGAATCCCGGAGTTCGATCCGTATAAAGAGGCTTCCCCGGCCCCCGGAGTGGAGTGGAAACCCTCCGAGAAGGAGCTGCGAGAGGCCTTTCAGGTCGAGGAACTGCCGACGATACCCGAAGAGCTCAGGCCCGAGGCTGACAGACTAACTCTGTCACAGCTTGTCGACATTGCGCTCATCAATAACCCTACGACCCAGCAGGCGTGGCAGGACGCCAGGGCCGCGGCCGCCGCATGGGCCCGGGCGCGCGGTCTCTATTATCCCCAGATAGGCGGCGTTGCGAACTACGCTTACGCGCGGGGCGGCGGGTCATCGACGGGTACCGACCCCTTCAAAGAGCAGTACGGAAACGTCGGCTTGTCGCTTAACTACCTCCTCTTCGATTTCGGCGGCCGCGAGGCCTCTATAGACGCCGCCAGACTCACTCTTATTAACGCGAACTGGAATCAAAATCAGGCGATTCAGAACGTGCTGAACGCGGTGGCGGTCGCGTTTTATAAATACATAGGGAGCAAGGCGCTGGTTCTTGCGGACGAAACGAATTTCGAGGAGGCGAAAACGAGCCTCGAAGCGGCTGATCTCAGGCTGGAGGCGGGGGTCGGCACGCTCCCCGATGTGCTTCAGGCAAGGGCTACTTTGTCGCAGATCGAGCTCGATCTTGTGGAAGACAGGGGTAATGTTGAAATATACCGCGGGGAGCTTGCGACCGTAGTCGGCTGGCCCGCCAATACCGGGTTCGATGTTTCAGGCGACGTAGGCGAATTTCCGCTGGCCCTTCTCGCCGCGAACGTGAACGACCTGATAGATACAGGGATGAGCAACAGGCCGGACCTCGCGGCTGTAAAGGCCATCGTAAGAGAGAAGGAAGCCCTCGTGAGGGAGGCCAGGTCGGAGTTTTTTCCCGAAATCTCGGCCACGGCGCAGCTGCTCAGGTGGTGGGTGAGGCCCGAGGGTCAGTCGAGCGAATATTTTACCAACTACCTGGTCGGTCTCCAGCTGACGGTTCCAATCTTTCAGGGTTTTACCATCATTAACTCAGTCCGCCAGGCAGACGCCGATCTCGAGTCCGCCCGCGCGGCTCTCAGGCTTCAGGAGCAGATTGTGATAAACCGGGTATGGGAGGCCTATTTTAATTTCCGCACCGCGGTCCAGTCCGTAGACGCGGCGGATAATCTGCTCGAAAGCGCCGAAGAGTCCTATGAAGCCTCCCTTGCCCGCTACCGTACGGGCGTAGGCGACATCGTCGAGCTTCTCCAGGCTCAGACCACTCTCGCCGAGGCCAGGGCCGAGCGGGTTCAGGCGGGGACCGATATTTTCACTTCATACGCGAATCTCATAAACGCAATCGGTACGGAGCTTCCGTCCCCGGACCTGCCTCAGGACCTGAATCCTGTCGATGAAGGAGGAGAGAATTAA